In one Zobellia galactanivorans genomic region, the following are encoded:
- a CDS encoding DUF7133 domain-containing protein, with protein MYQTIYHLKRSLLKRGNLFLLLPAIMMTLSNCKKEKPVYTDLIYTKPELVKDPPSTFMSPEESMKNMYLPEGYHMELVASEPMINEPVTIAWGPDGKLYVAEMLTYMQDIDGTDENEPWSRVSVLEDLDGDGKMDKSTVFVDSLILPRILLPLDDRVIIGETYNRSLYTYRDTDGDNVADEKKLILKNDKRDNANLEHQSATMIWGLDNYLYLSNGSLRYRFAKGEMEIDTLMDAPSGQWGMTQDEIGQIYYSSAGGETPALGYQQHPYYGNLEMEGKWEEGFEKVWPIIGTPDVQGGFGRLREDGTLNHFTASCGQSIFLGDKLPMYGDLFIPEPVGRLIRRAKVNIVNGKKVLSNPYGETEFLASTDTNFRPVDTQTGPDGCLYVVDMYRGIIQEGNWVRKGSFLRPVVERKGFDKNIGKGRIYRVVHDQIAPSKQEDLLHKSSDALLDYLHHPNGWYRLTAQKLLVLKQDKAIVSDLKDIVTGGEPFIGSMFGNADYALGRLHAIWTLEGLDAIDKALVLTALQDKDARVRMAALRVGEPLLAAGDSSVLEAVKALKNDNEPEVLQQVVLSLRSAKDKAGKETISEIMANHPSNEVIAVIGKESLKEIPREIEQIKRQYVLESSNTRNRIVNGYTHFKNLCASCHGKNGEGIEGMAPSLIGSPRVTAKKWDIPVKILLNGLTGPIDGKEYSGVMVGMKQQDDDYIASVLTYIRMHLNDSKGIGAWQVRNVRNSQKDREDYWTIEELEKEK; from the coding sequence ATGTATCAAACCATCTACCACCTTAAAAGAAGTCTCCTAAAAAGAGGTAATTTATTTTTACTGCTACCCGCCATCATGATGACGCTTAGCAACTGTAAAAAAGAAAAGCCGGTCTATACAGACCTTATTTACACCAAACCCGAATTGGTAAAAGATCCCCCTTCGACTTTTATGTCTCCCGAAGAAAGCATGAAGAACATGTACCTTCCCGAAGGCTACCATATGGAACTCGTAGCCAGTGAACCCATGATCAACGAACCGGTTACTATTGCTTGGGGCCCCGATGGCAAACTCTATGTGGCCGAAATGTTGACCTATATGCAAGATATAGACGGTACCGATGAAAACGAGCCATGGAGCCGGGTCTCGGTTTTAGAAGACCTCGATGGCGATGGAAAAATGGACAAAAGTACCGTATTCGTAGATAGCTTGATCCTGCCTCGAATACTGCTTCCGCTCGATGACCGTGTCATTATCGGGGAAACCTACAATCGTAGCCTATACACCTACCGTGATACCGATGGCGATAACGTGGCCGATGAAAAAAAACTCATCCTTAAAAATGACAAACGCGACAACGCCAACTTAGAACATCAGTCCGCCACCATGATATGGGGCTTAGACAATTATCTTTATCTATCCAACGGTTCCCTACGATACCGTTTTGCCAAAGGTGAAATGGAAATCGACACCCTCATGGATGCCCCCTCCGGACAATGGGGTATGACACAGGATGAAATCGGCCAAATCTATTATTCCAGCGCAGGAGGCGAGACTCCCGCCTTGGGCTATCAACAACACCCCTATTACGGCAATTTGGAAATGGAAGGAAAATGGGAAGAAGGTTTTGAAAAAGTATGGCCCATTATCGGAACACCTGACGTTCAGGGTGGTTTTGGCCGCTTGCGCGAAGATGGTACATTGAACCATTTTACGGCTAGCTGCGGACAGTCGATTTTCTTGGGCGACAAACTCCCCATGTACGGCGACCTCTTCATTCCTGAACCTGTCGGACGCTTGATCCGCAGGGCCAAAGTCAATATCGTAAACGGTAAAAAAGTATTGTCAAACCCTTATGGTGAAACCGAATTCCTGGCATCTACCGACACCAACTTTAGACCTGTGGATACCCAGACCGGCCCTGATGGCTGCCTGTATGTGGTAGATATGTACCGAGGTATCATACAAGAAGGCAACTGGGTCAGAAAAGGTAGCTTTCTACGTCCCGTGGTAGAACGAAAAGGCTTTGACAAGAACATAGGAAAAGGACGGATCTACAGAGTGGTCCACGACCAAATCGCCCCTTCAAAACAAGAAGACCTATTACACAAATCCAGTGATGCACTATTAGACTATTTACACCATCCGAACGGCTGGTACCGGCTAACCGCCCAAAAGCTATTGGTACTCAAACAAGACAAGGCTATCGTTTCCGATTTAAAGGATATAGTTACCGGAGGCGAACCCTTTATCGGTTCTATGTTCGGGAATGCCGACTATGCCTTGGGCAGGCTCCACGCCATCTGGACATTAGAGGGCCTCGATGCCATTGACAAAGCCCTTGTATTGACCGCGCTACAAGATAAGGACGCCCGCGTACGCATGGCGGCCTTACGCGTAGGAGAGCCCTTGTTGGCTGCTGGAGATTCAAGCGTTCTTGAGGCTGTAAAAGCCCTGAAAAATGACAACGAACCCGAGGTGTTACAGCAAGTGGTACTCTCCCTAAGGTCGGCCAAGGACAAGGCGGGCAAAGAAACCATTTCCGAAATTATGGCCAACCACCCAAGCAATGAGGTTATAGCGGTTATCGGTAAGGAAAGCCTAAAAGAGATTCCCCGGGAAATCGAACAGATCAAAAGGCAATACGTTCTAGAGAGTAGCAATACCCGAAATAGAATTGTTAACGGATATACCCATTTCAAAAACCTATGTGCCTCTTGTCATGGCAAAAACGGCGAAGGAATTGAAGGTATGGCCCCTTCATTGATCGGCTCCCCTAGGGTAACCGCAAAAAAATGGGATATCCCGGTAAAAATTCTTCTAAACGGACTAACAGGTCCTATTGACGGCAAGGAGTACTCAGGGGTTATGGTCGGCATGAAACAACAAGACGATGACTACATCGCCAGTGTATTGACCTATATCAGAATGCACTTAAACGATTCGAAGGGTATTGGCGCATGGCAGGTTAGAAACGTTCGGAACAGTCAAAAAGATCGTGAAGACTATTGGACGATCGAAGAACTGGAAAAAGAGAAGTAA
- a CDS encoding glycoside hydrolase family 117 protein yields MKNKFSFLLLLLTIYGFAQEKNKQPEGFPFILPKEKPNRPLSAAMQRNYDNYMAPRPENNELYTQFKYTELKGFDYNGHDGTISRRDPSKVIYENGKYYVWYTYRNTPTPPQGAKNSNDTIPSADWDLAEIWYATSKDGFTWEEQGVAVPRPPKPNVGWRSVTTTDILKWKGKFYLYYQGFMEASGTRGDDCPVAVSYADSPDGPWTPHTEVVIPNGKKGEWDQYSIHDPYPIVYKDKIYLYYKSDFDGDPNLVRMQGLAIADNPLGPFKKSPLNPVINSGHETTLFPFKEGMAALVIRDGTEHNTVQYAEDGVNFNIASIVEFMPNAAGPYVADAFTNTKYGRGISWGISHFTNATTWDQNHAVLARFDCDLSLDVDDPHMKRLGTYFKPEFYYQMGLSKKQRERIEKQPK; encoded by the coding sequence ATGAAAAATAAATTTTCCTTTCTTTTGCTTTTACTAACCATTTATGGCTTTGCCCAAGAAAAAAACAAGCAGCCCGAAGGGTTTCCGTTCATCCTTCCCAAAGAAAAACCCAATCGGCCATTGAGTGCGGCCATGCAACGCAACTACGACAACTATATGGCCCCGAGGCCCGAAAACAACGAACTGTATACGCAATTCAAGTATACCGAATTAAAGGGCTTTGATTACAACGGCCATGATGGTACCATTTCGCGAAGAGACCCCTCAAAAGTCATCTACGAAAACGGCAAATATTACGTGTGGTATACCTATCGCAACACCCCGACCCCTCCGCAAGGCGCAAAAAACAGCAATGATACCATTCCCTCGGCAGATTGGGACTTGGCTGAAATTTGGTATGCTACCAGTAAGGATGGTTTTACTTGGGAAGAACAGGGCGTGGCCGTGCCCAGACCTCCCAAACCGAACGTAGGCTGGCGCTCGGTTACCACTACCGACATTTTAAAATGGAAAGGAAAATTCTACCTGTATTATCAAGGCTTTATGGAAGCCAGTGGAACAAGGGGCGATGATTGTCCCGTTGCCGTTTCCTATGCCGATTCCCCTGACGGCCCCTGGACGCCCCATACCGAGGTGGTCATTCCCAACGGGAAAAAAGGGGAATGGGACCAATATTCCATTCACGATCCTTACCCCATTGTCTATAAAGACAAAATTTACCTGTACTACAAGTCCGATTTTGACGGCGACCCCAATTTGGTGCGTATGCAAGGTTTGGCCATAGCCGATAATCCCTTGGGGCCTTTTAAAAAGAGTCCCTTGAACCCGGTAATCAACTCGGGCCATGAGACTACTTTGTTTCCCTTCAAAGAAGGTATGGCCGCCTTGGTCATACGTGACGGCACCGAACACAATACCGTGCAATACGCCGAAGACGGGGTCAATTTTAACATTGCCTCCATAGTCGAGTTTATGCCCAATGCCGCCGGGCCATACGTAGCCGACGCCTTCACCAACACCAAATACGGACGGGGCATTTCTTGGGGCATATCGCATTTTACCAATGCCACGACCTGGGACCAAAACCATGCCGTATTGGCCCGCTTTGACTGCGATCTAAGCCTAGATGTAGACGACCCACATATGAAGCGCTTGGGTACTTATTTCAAGCCCGAATTCTACTACCAAATGGGACTTTCAAAAAAACAACGCGAACGCATCGAAAAACAACCTAAATAA
- a CDS encoding alpha-L-fucosidase yields MKIIRATILALLCCLEVASQTPETTSNRYGKLLQDFVDMRFGMFLCYNIMSYGASWGEANYDISTFNPKNLNTAQWADAAVSAQMKFGLLTTKHHEGFCLWDSKVTDYDVASTPYKKDIVKQYVESFRKKGLKVGLYYSIWDSTHGIDKDKIGPKELDFIKTQITELLTNYGKIDYFVVDGWFWRMGHHEVPFSEIRELIRKLQPDCLLTDHTHLQAPYQLDIPYFEGPFGAFPKEDNQMASALGHCSFKGNGWFWSPETPNGMFKKESTEKLVSKLKTLESRYCNFMLNCMPNRDGLLDPAFISLLSDIGKKWSPNESRIDLPLKKRLIYSAPIVRATASSGEASYLIDATQYKTDFKHWVSDASSIQTLTFDLGRPKNIDIITLVPNHKSKPAPETALSEGNILECKTYISNDNEKFKRVSTDSWPANTTYRSIDFDVSNARYVKIEILKWKGKNAIIAEVEIGSSTRPMN; encoded by the coding sequence ATGAAAATCATTCGCGCCACTATATTAGCACTGCTCTGTTGTTTGGAAGTCGCCTCCCAAACACCTGAAACGACATCAAATCGTTATGGGAAATTACTGCAAGATTTTGTCGATATGCGTTTTGGCATGTTCCTATGTTACAATATCATGTCTTACGGAGCCAGTTGGGGCGAAGCCAACTACGACATTTCTACTTTCAACCCAAAGAACCTGAATACGGCCCAATGGGCCGATGCTGCCGTTTCCGCTCAAATGAAATTTGGCCTACTGACCACAAAACACCACGAGGGTTTCTGTTTATGGGATAGTAAGGTAACCGATTACGATGTTGCTTCTACTCCGTATAAAAAGGATATCGTAAAACAATATGTGGAGTCTTTCAGGAAAAAAGGATTGAAAGTAGGGCTCTATTATTCCATTTGGGACAGTACACATGGTATCGATAAAGATAAAATCGGGCCTAAGGAACTCGATTTTATAAAAACCCAGATAACCGAACTGCTGACCAACTATGGTAAAATAGATTATTTTGTTGTAGATGGCTGGTTTTGGCGCATGGGCCATCATGAAGTACCCTTCTCTGAAATCCGTGAATTGATCAGAAAGCTACAGCCCGATTGTTTATTGACGGACCATACCCATTTACAAGCCCCTTACCAATTGGACATTCCTTATTTTGAAGGTCCCTTCGGTGCTTTTCCCAAGGAAGACAACCAAATGGCCTCGGCCTTGGGACATTGCAGCTTTAAAGGAAACGGATGGTTCTGGAGCCCTGAAACCCCGAACGGTATGTTCAAAAAAGAAAGTACCGAAAAGCTGGTTTCAAAATTGAAGACCCTTGAAAGCAGGTATTGTAATTTTATGCTCAATTGCATGCCCAATAGAGATGGTCTTTTAGACCCGGCATTCATTTCACTTTTGAGCGACATTGGTAAAAAATGGTCTCCCAATGAATCCAGAATAGACCTACCCCTAAAAAAGCGTCTTATTTACTCGGCTCCTATTGTAAGAGCAACCGCATCAAGTGGCGAGGCTTCCTATCTAATTGATGCTACCCAATACAAAACCGATTTTAAACATTGGGTTTCCGATGCTTCCTCGATTCAGACCCTAACTTTTGATTTGGGGCGTCCTAAAAATATAGACATCATTACCTTGGTCCCTAACCACAAAAGCAAGCCAGCTCCGGAAACGGCCCTCTCCGAGGGAAATATTTTGGAATGTAAGACCTACATTAGCAATGACAATGAAAAATTCAAACGGGTATCTACAGATTCATGGCCTGCGAATACAACATATAGAAGCATTGATTTTGATGTCTCCAATGCCCGATATGTCAAAATTGAAATTTTAAAATGGAAGGGTAAAAATGCCATTATAGCCGAAGTAGAGATCGGAAGTTCCACCCGTCCAATGAATTAA
- a CDS encoding alpha-L-fucosidase: protein MKKSIFKLLAILLWLPSFLSAQEKKYEPAWNSLQNHHTPEWLVNAKFGIYCHWGIQTISYEKGKENWSNEELLKQFKGENFNADEWAKLFETAGAKFGGVIGWHGSDLKHWDSDISDYNTAKVGPKIDIVGEVFKAVRKRNMKTLVSYHSIAGGEWVDFAKEGVDKYDPDIFWVDASFGGTKGAHNKKVTRKSKFIGEGTLASPVFEDKYQREFISYFYNKAIERNKQVEFVYKSNDIPPSVGMRDLENGILTETAYDVWMTDMDMNVPPDFPTHGWFYREQIPLRSTNELIDMLMDVISKNGILLLNIPPKADGTFPKEVVDNLTRMGDWLNKNGEAVYNTAPWFIYGEGPTDIDEGNYTYHHNNHFAQIQYTKEDIRFTVKGNNLYATSLGKPDGDLVIKSLNSNFKLRKGDIQKIVHLGTGKAVQFDHNENGLHLKLKGMVLDESANVFKILLK, encoded by the coding sequence ATGAAAAAAAGCATTTTTAAATTGCTAGCCATTTTGCTATGGCTCCCCTCATTTTTATCGGCCCAAGAAAAGAAGTACGAACCTGCCTGGAATTCATTGCAAAACCATCACACCCCTGAATGGTTGGTCAATGCCAAGTTCGGAATCTATTGCCACTGGGGCATTCAGACCATCAGTTATGAAAAAGGAAAAGAAAACTGGTCGAACGAAGAATTGCTCAAACAATTTAAAGGCGAAAATTTCAATGCGGACGAGTGGGCCAAGCTATTCGAAACCGCCGGAGCCAAATTCGGTGGGGTAATCGGCTGGCACGGCAGCGACTTAAAACATTGGGACAGCGATATATCAGATTACAACACGGCTAAAGTTGGACCTAAAATAGATATCGTAGGCGAAGTTTTTAAGGCCGTCCGTAAGCGAAATATGAAAACCTTGGTTTCCTATCATTCCATTGCAGGTGGTGAATGGGTTGATTTTGCCAAGGAAGGAGTAGACAAATACGATCCGGATATTTTTTGGGTCGATGCCAGTTTTGGCGGTACCAAAGGCGCCCACAACAAAAAAGTGACCCGTAAAAGCAAGTTTATCGGTGAAGGAACCTTAGCATCGCCCGTATTTGAAGACAAATACCAAAGGGAGTTTATATCCTACTTTTACAACAAGGCTATTGAGCGCAACAAACAAGTGGAATTTGTATATAAATCCAATGACATTCCTCCTTCCGTCGGTATGCGCGATTTGGAAAACGGTATTCTGACCGAAACGGCCTATGACGTCTGGATGACCGATATGGATATGAACGTACCTCCCGATTTTCCCACCCACGGTTGGTTTTATAGGGAGCAAATTCCTTTACGTTCTACCAATGAATTGATAGATATGTTGATGGATGTTATCAGTAAAAATGGAATCCTTTTGTTAAATATCCCACCTAAAGCAGATGGTACCTTTCCCAAGGAAGTTGTCGATAACCTAACCCGAATGGGTGATTGGTTGAACAAAAACGGAGAAGCCGTCTATAACACCGCCCCTTGGTTTATCTACGGTGAAGGACCTACCGATATTGACGAGGGCAATTACACCTATCACCATAACAACCATTTTGCCCAGATTCAATACACCAAAGAAGACATCCGGTTTACCGTAAAAGGCAATAACCTCTACGCCACTTCCTTGGGCAAGCCCGATGGTGACCTAGTCATAAAATCCCTAAATTCCAATTTTAAACTCCGCAAAGGCGATATTCAAAAAATCGTTCATTTAGGTACCGGTAAAGCTGTTCAATTTGACCACAATGAAAACGGACTTCATTTAAAATTAAAGGGCATGGTGCTTGATGAATCGGCCAATGTTTTCAAAATATTACTTAAATAG
- a CDS encoding sulfatase family protein, with protein sequence MNRFTLIRKICFLVFLAGLSSSLKAQDHPNIVIVMADDIGLGDIGFYHKERTGKDPLVPTPNIDELIANGMRFSDAHSPASLCAPTRYSMMTGNYPYRNTNSPWGVWSPLTNDGIGDNATTLSRIAKKAGYNTAFFGKWGLGGVWNGAPDDYSKTEGGAQRFGFDYSIELPQGIQNKPYIYYENGEWMKLQADSKLVHIPFEQTEYEEDNRKRNRDGIGDSHWNPSLAGPILANKAVDYIKNQKQKPFFIYYCSQAVHVPHTPAETLDGVKIKGSTLGNHGDMIAELDAQVGMMIKALKKTGTYKNTLFVFTSDNGGLNHDRALTQAGHDSSNGLAGKKASIYEGGHRVPFVAVWPGKIAKNSVSDVAIVGHDMVATLSEIVNLPLDDKVLDSANLLPIFTQNSDQPVHKYLMHMSQAANGPFYAIRDGHYKLILRGKNKKNFKDLKPIELYHLKDNIQEQKEMNLIDRPEQAKRVARMHKKYLELRNNDTSTLF encoded by the coding sequence ATGAATCGATTTACATTAATACGAAAAATATGTTTTCTAGTTTTCCTTGCGGGACTTAGCAGTTCCCTGAAAGCCCAAGACCACCCTAATATTGTAATCGTAATGGCCGATGATATCGGTCTTGGCGATATTGGTTTTTACCACAAAGAAAGAACGGGCAAAGACCCTTTGGTTCCCACACCTAATATAGATGAACTCATAGCAAATGGCATGCGATTTTCCGATGCCCACTCCCCTGCTTCTTTATGTGCTCCTACCCGATATTCAATGATGACCGGTAATTACCCGTATAGAAATACAAATAGCCCTTGGGGCGTATGGTCCCCGTTGACCAACGACGGCATTGGCGATAATGCCACGACCCTATCCCGTATCGCTAAAAAGGCGGGCTATAATACCGCATTCTTCGGAAAATGGGGATTGGGCGGCGTTTGGAACGGTGCCCCCGACGATTACTCAAAGACCGAAGGAGGCGCGCAGCGTTTCGGTTTCGATTACTCTATAGAATTGCCCCAAGGCATACAGAACAAACCCTATATCTATTATGAAAATGGGGAATGGATGAAACTACAAGCCGATTCCAAATTGGTACACATTCCTTTTGAACAGACCGAATATGAAGAAGATAATAGAAAACGCAATCGCGACGGCATCGGTGATTCCCACTGGAACCCTTCCTTAGCCGGACCCATATTGGCCAACAAGGCCGTAGACTATATTAAGAACCAAAAACAAAAACCCTTCTTCATCTATTACTGCAGTCAGGCGGTACACGTTCCGCACACCCCTGCCGAAACCTTAGACGGCGTAAAAATCAAAGGGAGCACTTTGGGCAATCACGGTGATATGATCGCCGAACTCGATGCTCAGGTCGGCATGATGATAAAGGCCCTAAAAAAAACCGGCACATACAAAAACACCCTTTTTGTATTTACTTCCGATAATGGCGGTCTCAATCACGACAGGGCCTTGACCCAAGCAGGTCACGATTCGAGCAATGGCCTAGCGGGTAAAAAAGCTTCGATCTACGAAGGTGGGCATCGCGTTCCCTTTGTAGCCGTATGGCCCGGAAAAATTGCTAAAAACTCAGTATCCGATGTTGCCATTGTGGGCCACGACATGGTCGCTACCCTCTCAGAAATCGTCAACCTACCTTTAGACGATAAGGTCTTGGACTCCGCCAACCTCTTGCCGATTTTTACACAAAATTCCGATCAGCCCGTCCATAAATACCTCATGCACATGTCGCAAGCCGCTAACGGTCCCTTTTACGCCATACGTGATGGCCACTACAAATTGATCCTGCGTGGCAAAAACAAAAAAAACTTCAAGGACCTAAAGCCTATAGAGTTATACCATTTAAAGGATAACATACAGGAGCAAAAAGAAATGAACCTTATAGACCGCCCCGAACAGGCCAAGCGTGTGGCCCGAATGCACAAGAAATACCTTGAATTGAGAAACAACGATACAAGCACGCTTTTTTAA
- a CDS encoding T9SS type A sorting domain-containing protein, whose product MYNLKRIRFATVVLLCLGNIYHSWAQTETADVNDIDQIIAWGNDGVTKKIIFPEGVYKFSKTMTFVNDGLILEGSGKNKTILQLTSKKGALIDAKGNNYRISDLTLDGGKNQKSWGNTIFRFNKSKGHQFKNVEFTNSLWNAITAITAYATDGLVLKNCIFSNIEFMPVQIFNRNTNKRGGEVVLSVDKVLIDGCIFKEGYKTAISSDNGNDREDSGDGTGRRYTESTSLNGSIIENCTFEKSKQFHIAMVQSKDVIIRRNTFAGMTDDAGGGCQPIHMEQFTQNIEIYNNTFSMSNTVSRPYTYIHINGTEGHKRVTQSRPSDTYKTWTYNVYGSNERRANTKCAKTGHINKDCKRDVHAYGPRNIYIAGNTFNSSTKIAKYITINEGENIQIGTKKGGAIKLNNFMGGDANTKKISFGGNDEGTGDVLIKAGQNIVKTNVDILDVSFDKDPIRLQKPIVIEEENKASKNEVDKEETLFYPNPAKSTITLTTELTDYSVVILTVSGQVLKVLKSNKIPNKTIDISEFDPGIYVLIVKTKDGTKKSQKLIIDRSNKI is encoded by the coding sequence ATGTATAATTTAAAACGAATTAGGTTTGCTACGGTAGTACTATTATGCCTAGGAAATATATATCATAGCTGGGCCCAGACCGAAACTGCCGATGTCAACGATATAGACCAGATTATTGCATGGGGAAATGATGGTGTAACAAAAAAAATAATCTTTCCCGAAGGAGTGTATAAATTTTCAAAAACCATGACTTTTGTAAATGATGGATTAATCTTAGAGGGAAGCGGCAAAAATAAAACGATTCTTCAACTGACCTCTAAAAAAGGAGCTTTAATCGATGCCAAGGGCAATAATTATAGAATATCCGACCTAACCCTAGATGGAGGAAAAAACCAAAAATCTTGGGGCAATACTATATTTCGCTTCAATAAGAGCAAGGGACATCAATTTAAAAATGTAGAATTCACCAATTCCCTCTGGAATGCCATTACCGCCATTACCGCTTACGCTACCGATGGCTTGGTTTTAAAGAACTGTATTTTTTCGAACATAGAATTTATGCCGGTTCAAATTTTTAATCGCAACACGAACAAACGAGGAGGAGAAGTCGTTTTAAGTGTTGATAAGGTACTGATCGATGGCTGTATCTTTAAGGAAGGCTATAAAACCGCCATTTCATCGGATAATGGAAACGATAGGGAAGACAGTGGCGATGGTACGGGAAGAAGGTATACCGAAAGCACAAGCCTAAACGGCTCGATCATTGAAAATTGTACGTTTGAAAAAAGTAAACAATTTCATATCGCAATGGTACAATCAAAAGATGTGATTATACGAAGGAATACATTTGCGGGTATGACGGATGATGCAGGAGGAGGCTGCCAACCTATCCATATGGAACAGTTTACCCAAAACATCGAAATTTACAACAATACCTTCTCCATGTCCAATACGGTATCTCGACCATATACCTACATCCACATAAATGGTACCGAGGGACATAAAAGGGTAACCCAGTCACGGCCCTCCGATACGTACAAAACATGGACATACAATGTATACGGAAGTAATGAAAGGAGGGCAAATACAAAATGTGCGAAAACAGGGCACATTAACAAAGATTGTAAACGAGATGTACACGCATATGGACCTAGAAACATCTATATTGCCGGAAACACCTTCAATTCTTCTACAAAAATCGCAAAGTACATCACAATCAATGAGGGAGAAAATATACAGATCGGAACCAAAAAGGGTGGTGCAATCAAGTTGAACAATTTCATGGGCGGCGATGCAAACACTAAAAAAATATCCTTTGGCGGAAATGATGAAGGAACGGGAGATGTGCTGATCAAAGCAGGCCAGAATATCGTAAAGACCAATGTTGATATTCTAGATGTCAGTTTTGACAAAGACCCTATTCGGTTGCAAAAGCCGATTGTTATCGAAGAAGAAAACAAGGCTTCTAAAAACGAGGTCGATAAAGAAGAAACACTGTTTTATCCAAACCCGGCAAAAAGCACCATAACCCTTACCACAGAACTTACCGATTACTCCGTCGTAATCCTGACCGTATCAGGACAGGTCCTAAAGGTTCTAAAATCTAACAAAATACCGAATAAGACCATTGACATAAGCGAGTTTGACCCCGGTATATACGTGTTGATAGTCAAAACAAAGGATGGAACTAAAAAATCGCAAAAATTGATTATAGACCGCTCTAATAAAATCTAA
- a CDS encoding alpha-L-fucosidase: protein MKTLAPSFPFKLCPCLVFFVTSVIGFAQNPPKKNEKSAAPYQADWSSLQKHTTPDWLYGMKFGIYFHWGPQTVQVASKNPEMTVLEAIDAWKGEKFDAKKWVDLIQDAGAQFGGPVAWHGSGIVNWDSDITDWNSVNKGPKVDLYGSLAKELRKRNMPIISSFHTGDFWSRMWGRLSKDDPTYLNPHEDNSKYATANQGRIAEVIFKAWFDRISEAIDKYEPDMIWFDTGFGGTVKGELKKYTDRGRLLPEGDNELISVPESYQQKLLSDYFNKGQELGKGVEVFYKTHDIPPGIGIRDIEDGNLLGMQYDPWMADINMQRHFEWRNTWFYNPVNKVKDAGTLVDMLIDMTSKNGRMLLNVPPKADGSFPEETKKELYAMGDCLKINGEAIYSTMPWIFFGEGPTEVTNPGHHGQGKNHGELIPKYTSEDIRFTQKGKNLYAICMEWPGEEITIRTLGSKGKLYPNDIKSISMLGSRESIKWEQKAEGLLVQFPKEKPCDFAYVLKIERH, encoded by the coding sequence ATGAAAACCTTAGCCCCTTCTTTCCCTTTTAAATTATGCCCCTGCCTTGTTTTTTTCGTGACATCGGTAATCGGCTTTGCCCAAAACCCGCCTAAGAAAAACGAAAAATCGGCCGCGCCCTATCAAGCGGATTGGTCGTCTTTGCAAAAGCATACTACGCCCGATTGGCTTTATGGAATGAAATTCGGAATCTATTTTCACTGGGGACCACAGACGGTACAAGTAGCTTCCAAAAATCCCGAAATGACGGTTCTTGAAGCTATCGATGCTTGGAAAGGCGAAAAGTTCGATGCTAAAAAATGGGTCGATTTGATACAAGATGCAGGCGCCCAGTTCGGCGGGCCCGTAGCATGGCACGGTAGCGGGATCGTAAATTGGGATAGCGATATAACGGATTGGAATTCCGTAAACAAAGGACCTAAAGTAGACCTATACGGAAGCCTGGCAAAAGAACTTCGCAAACGCAATATGCCTATAATATCCTCTTTCCATACGGGTGATTTTTGGAGCCGTATGTGGGGCCGATTATCCAAAGACGACCCTACTTACCTCAATCCCCATGAAGATAATTCAAAATACGCTACAGCTAATCAAGGTCGAATAGCGGAAGTTATATTTAAAGCTTGGTTTGACCGTATTTCAGAAGCCATCGATAAATACGAACCGGATATGATCTGGTTCGACACCGGCTTTGGCGGAACCGTAAAGGGCGAATTAAAAAAGTACACAGACCGTGGCCGCCTGTTGCCTGAGGGGGATAATGAACTGATCAGTGTACCGGAAAGCTATCAACAAAAATTGCTCAGTGATTATTTCAACAAGGGGCAAGAACTAGGAAAAGGAGTAGAAGTTTTTTATAAGACCCATGATATCCCTCCGGGAATAGGGATTCGCGATATCGAAGACGGAAACCTATTGGGAATGCAATATGATCCATGGATGGCCGACATCAATATGCAACGCCACTTTGAATGGCGTAACACATGGTTTTACAACCCTGTGAACAAGGTAAAGGATGCCGGTACATTGGTCGACATGTTAATCGATATGACCAGCAAGAATGGCAGAATGCTTTTAAATGTCCCCCCTAAGGCCGATGGAAGTTTTCCTGAGGAAACAAAAAAGGAACTATATGCCATGGGCGATTGCCTAAAGATCAACGGGGAAGCGATTTACAGCACCATGCCGTGGATATTTTTTGGTGAAGGCCCTACGGAAGTAACTAACCCAGGCCATCACGGGCAAGGGAAAAACCACGGGGAATTGATTCCGAAATACACTTCAGAAGATATTCGGTTTACCCAGAAAGGCAAAAACCTGTATGCCATCTGTATGGAATGGCCAGGGGAAGAAATTACCATTAGAACCTTAGGCAGTAAAGGGAAGCTCTATCCCAACGATATCAAAAGCATTTCAATGTTGGGAAGTCGTGAAAGCATCAAATGGGAGCAGAAAGCGGAAGGTCTCCTTGTTCAATTTCCCAAAGAAAAACCATGCGACTTCGCTTATGTACTAAAAATCGAGCGCCATTAA